The Cynocephalus volans isolate mCynVol1 chromosome 2, mCynVol1.pri, whole genome shotgun sequence genome window below encodes:
- the BRAP gene encoding BRCA1-associated protein isoform X1 has product MSVSLVVIRLELAEHSPVPSGFGFSATAGEMSDEEIKKKTLASAVACLEGKSPGEKAAIIHQHLGRREMTDVIIETMKSNSDELKATMEERKSSEASPTAQRSRDQSKECINTAPDSPSKQLPDQISFFSGNPSVEIVHGIMHLYKTNKMTSLKEDVRRSAMLCILTVPATMTSHDLMKFVAPFNEVIEQMKIIRDSTPNQYMVLMKFSAQADADSFYMACNGRQFNSIEDDVCQLVYVERAEVLKSEDGASLPVMDLTELPKCTVCLERMDESVNGILTTLCNHSFHSQCLQRWDDTTCPVCRYCQTPEPVEENKCFECGVQENLWICLICGHIGCGRYVSRHAYKHFEETQHTYAMQLTNHRVWDYAGDNYVHRLVASKTDGKIVQYECEGDTCQEEKIDALQLEYSYLLTSQLESQRIYWENKIVRIEKDTAEEINNMKTKFKETIEKCDNLEHRLNDLLKEKQSVERKCTQLNTKVAKLTTELKEEQEMNKCLRANQVLLQNKLKEEERVLKETCDQKDLQITEIQEQLRDVMFYLEAQQKINHLPAETRQEIQEGQINIPMASASSPPSSGSSGKLPSRKGRSKRGK; this is encoded by the exons ATGAGTGTGTCACTGGTTGTCATCCGACTGGAGCTCGCCGAACATTCGCCCGTCCCCTCCGGCTTTGGCTTCAGCGCCACCG CTGGGGAAATGTCTGATGAGGAAATCAAAAAGAAGACATTAGCTTCAGCTGTAGCCTGTTTAGAAGGGAAGTCACCAGGGGAGAAAGCAGCAATCATCCATCAGCATCTTGGCCGTCGAGAAATGACAGATGTGATTATTGAGACCATGAAGTCCAACTCAG ATGAGCTAAAAGCTacaatggaagaaaggaagtctTCAGAAGCATCCCCTACTGCACAGAGAAGTAGAGATCAAAGTAAAGAATGCATAAACACTGCTCCCGATTCTCCATCCAAACAGCTTCCAGACCAGATTTCGTTCTTCAGTGGAAATCCATCAGTTGAAATAGTTCATGGTATTATGCATTTATACAAGACAAA TAAGATGACCTCCTTAAAAGAAGATGTGAGGCGCAGTGCCATGCTGTGTATTCTCACAGTCCCCGCTACAATGACCAGTCATGACCTCATGAAGTTTGTCGCCCCATTTAACGAAGTAATTGAACAAATGAAAATCATCAGAGACTCTACTCCAAATCAATATATGGTGCTGATGAAGTTTAGTGCACAG GCTGATGCAGATAGTTTTTATATGGCATGCAATGGCCGCCAGTTCAACTCAATAGAAGATGATGTTTGCCAGCTGGTCTATGTGGAAAGGGCTGAAGTGCTAAAATCTGAAGAT GGTGCCAGCCTCCCAGTGATGGACCTGACAGAGCTCCCCAAATGCACGGTGTGTCTGGAGCGCATGGACGAGTCCGTGAATGGTATTCTCACCACGTTATGTAACCACAGCTTCCACAGCCAATGTCTGCAGCGCTGGGATGACACAAC GTGTCCCGTTTGCCGGTACTGTCAAACACCAGAaccagtagaagaaaataaatgttttgagtGTGGTGTTCAGGAA AACCTTTGGATTTGTCTGATATGTGGCCACATAGGATGTGGACGATATGTAAGTCGACATGCTTATAAGCACTTTGAGGAAACGCAGCACACATATGCCATGCAGCTCACCAACCATCGAGTCTGGGACTATGCTGGAG ataatTATGTCCATCGACTCGTTGCAAGtaaaacagatggaaaaataGTACAGTATGAATGTGAGGGTGATACTTGCCAGGAAGAGAAAATAGATGCCTTACAGTTAGAG TATTCATATTTACTGACAAGCCAGTTGGAATCTCAGCGAATCTACTGGGAAAACAAGATAGTTCGGATAGAGAAGGACACAGCAGAGGAA ATAAACAACATGAAGaccaaatttaaagaaacaattgAGAAATGTGATAATCTGGAGCACAGACTAAATGATCTCCTAAAAGAAAAGCAGTCTGTGGAAAGAAA GTGCACTCAGCTAAACACAAAAGTGGCCAAACTCACCACCGAGCTCAAAGAGGAGCAGGAAATGAACAAGTGTTTGCGAGCCAACCAAGTCCTCCTGCAGAACAAGCtgaaagaggaggagagggtcTTGAAGGAGACCTGCGACCAAAAAGATCTGCAGATCACTGAGATCCAGGAGCAGCTACGCGATGTCATGTTCTACCTGGAAGCGCAGCAGAAGATCAACCACTTGCCTGCCGAGACCCGGCAGGAAATCCAGGAGGGACAGATCAACATCCCCATGGCCTCGGCCTCAAGCCCTCCCTCTTCAGGGAGTAGTGGGAAGCTGCCCTCCAGGAAGGGCCGCAGCAAGAGGGGCAAGTGA
- the BRAP gene encoding BRCA1-associated protein isoform X5, translating to MTSLKEDVRRSAMLCILTVPATMTSHDLMKFVAPFNEVIEQMKIIRDSTPNQYMVLMKFSAQADADSFYMACNGRQFNSIEDDVCQLVYVERAEVLKSEDGASLPVMDLTELPKCTVCLERMDESVNGILTTLCNHSFHSQCLQRWDDTTCPVCRYCQTPEPVEENKCFECGVQENLWICLICGHIGCGRYVSRHAYKHFEETQHTYAMQLTNHRVWDYAGDNYVHRLVASKTDGKIVQYECEGDTCQEEKIDALQLEYSYLLTSQLESQRIYWENKIVRIEKDTAEEINNMKTKFKETIEKCDNLEHRLNDLLKEKQSVERKCTQLNTKVAKLTTELKEEQEMNKCLRANQVLLQNKLKEEERVLKETCDQKDLQITEIQEQLRDVMFYLEAQQKINHLPAETRQEIQEGQINIPMASASSPPSSGSSGKLPSRKGRSKRGK from the exons ATGACCTCCTTAAAAGAAGATGTGAGGCGCAGTGCCATGCTGTGTATTCTCACAGTCCCCGCTACAATGACCAGTCATGACCTCATGAAGTTTGTCGCCCCATTTAACGAAGTAATTGAACAAATGAAAATCATCAGAGACTCTACTCCAAATCAATATATGGTGCTGATGAAGTTTAGTGCACAG GCTGATGCAGATAGTTTTTATATGGCATGCAATGGCCGCCAGTTCAACTCAATAGAAGATGATGTTTGCCAGCTGGTCTATGTGGAAAGGGCTGAAGTGCTAAAATCTGAAGAT GGTGCCAGCCTCCCAGTGATGGACCTGACAGAGCTCCCCAAATGCACGGTGTGTCTGGAGCGCATGGACGAGTCCGTGAATGGTATTCTCACCACGTTATGTAACCACAGCTTCCACAGCCAATGTCTGCAGCGCTGGGATGACACAAC GTGTCCCGTTTGCCGGTACTGTCAAACACCAGAaccagtagaagaaaataaatgttttgagtGTGGTGTTCAGGAA AACCTTTGGATTTGTCTGATATGTGGCCACATAGGATGTGGACGATATGTAAGTCGACATGCTTATAAGCACTTTGAGGAAACGCAGCACACATATGCCATGCAGCTCACCAACCATCGAGTCTGGGACTATGCTGGAG ataatTATGTCCATCGACTCGTTGCAAGtaaaacagatggaaaaataGTACAGTATGAATGTGAGGGTGATACTTGCCAGGAAGAGAAAATAGATGCCTTACAGTTAGAG TATTCATATTTACTGACAAGCCAGTTGGAATCTCAGCGAATCTACTGGGAAAACAAGATAGTTCGGATAGAGAAGGACACAGCAGAGGAA ATAAACAACATGAAGaccaaatttaaagaaacaattgAGAAATGTGATAATCTGGAGCACAGACTAAATGATCTCCTAAAAGAAAAGCAGTCTGTGGAAAGAAA GTGCACTCAGCTAAACACAAAAGTGGCCAAACTCACCACCGAGCTCAAAGAGGAGCAGGAAATGAACAAGTGTTTGCGAGCCAACCAAGTCCTCCTGCAGAACAAGCtgaaagaggaggagagggtcTTGAAGGAGACCTGCGACCAAAAAGATCTGCAGATCACTGAGATCCAGGAGCAGCTACGCGATGTCATGTTCTACCTGGAAGCGCAGCAGAAGATCAACCACTTGCCTGCCGAGACCCGGCAGGAAATCCAGGAGGGACAGATCAACATCCCCATGGCCTCGGCCTCAAGCCCTCCCTCTTCAGGGAGTAGTGGGAAGCTGCCCTCCAGGAAGGGCCGCAGCAAGAGGGGCAAGTGA
- the BRAP gene encoding BRCA1-associated protein isoform X2 encodes MSVSLVVIRLELAEHSPVPSGFGFSATAGEMSDEEIKKKTLASAVACLEGKSPGEKAAIIHQHLGRREMTDVIIETMKSNSDELKATMEERKSSEASPTAQRSRDQSKECINTAPDSPSKQLPDQISFFSGNPSVEIVHGIMHLYKTNKMTSLKEDVRRSAMLCILTVPATMTSHDLMKFVAPFNEVIEQMKIIRDSTPNQYMVLMKFSAQGASLPVMDLTELPKCTVCLERMDESVNGILTTLCNHSFHSQCLQRWDDTTCPVCRYCQTPEPVEENKCFECGVQENLWICLICGHIGCGRYVSRHAYKHFEETQHTYAMQLTNHRVWDYAGDNYVHRLVASKTDGKIVQYECEGDTCQEEKIDALQLEYSYLLTSQLESQRIYWENKIVRIEKDTAEEINNMKTKFKETIEKCDNLEHRLNDLLKEKQSVERKCTQLNTKVAKLTTELKEEQEMNKCLRANQVLLQNKLKEEERVLKETCDQKDLQITEIQEQLRDVMFYLEAQQKINHLPAETRQEIQEGQINIPMASASSPPSSGSSGKLPSRKGRSKRGK; translated from the exons ATGAGTGTGTCACTGGTTGTCATCCGACTGGAGCTCGCCGAACATTCGCCCGTCCCCTCCGGCTTTGGCTTCAGCGCCACCG CTGGGGAAATGTCTGATGAGGAAATCAAAAAGAAGACATTAGCTTCAGCTGTAGCCTGTTTAGAAGGGAAGTCACCAGGGGAGAAAGCAGCAATCATCCATCAGCATCTTGGCCGTCGAGAAATGACAGATGTGATTATTGAGACCATGAAGTCCAACTCAG ATGAGCTAAAAGCTacaatggaagaaaggaagtctTCAGAAGCATCCCCTACTGCACAGAGAAGTAGAGATCAAAGTAAAGAATGCATAAACACTGCTCCCGATTCTCCATCCAAACAGCTTCCAGACCAGATTTCGTTCTTCAGTGGAAATCCATCAGTTGAAATAGTTCATGGTATTATGCATTTATACAAGACAAA TAAGATGACCTCCTTAAAAGAAGATGTGAGGCGCAGTGCCATGCTGTGTATTCTCACAGTCCCCGCTACAATGACCAGTCATGACCTCATGAAGTTTGTCGCCCCATTTAACGAAGTAATTGAACAAATGAAAATCATCAGAGACTCTACTCCAAATCAATATATGGTGCTGATGAAGTTTAGTGCACAG GGTGCCAGCCTCCCAGTGATGGACCTGACAGAGCTCCCCAAATGCACGGTGTGTCTGGAGCGCATGGACGAGTCCGTGAATGGTATTCTCACCACGTTATGTAACCACAGCTTCCACAGCCAATGTCTGCAGCGCTGGGATGACACAAC GTGTCCCGTTTGCCGGTACTGTCAAACACCAGAaccagtagaagaaaataaatgttttgagtGTGGTGTTCAGGAA AACCTTTGGATTTGTCTGATATGTGGCCACATAGGATGTGGACGATATGTAAGTCGACATGCTTATAAGCACTTTGAGGAAACGCAGCACACATATGCCATGCAGCTCACCAACCATCGAGTCTGGGACTATGCTGGAG ataatTATGTCCATCGACTCGTTGCAAGtaaaacagatggaaaaataGTACAGTATGAATGTGAGGGTGATACTTGCCAGGAAGAGAAAATAGATGCCTTACAGTTAGAG TATTCATATTTACTGACAAGCCAGTTGGAATCTCAGCGAATCTACTGGGAAAACAAGATAGTTCGGATAGAGAAGGACACAGCAGAGGAA ATAAACAACATGAAGaccaaatttaaagaaacaattgAGAAATGTGATAATCTGGAGCACAGACTAAATGATCTCCTAAAAGAAAAGCAGTCTGTGGAAAGAAA GTGCACTCAGCTAAACACAAAAGTGGCCAAACTCACCACCGAGCTCAAAGAGGAGCAGGAAATGAACAAGTGTTTGCGAGCCAACCAAGTCCTCCTGCAGAACAAGCtgaaagaggaggagagggtcTTGAAGGAGACCTGCGACCAAAAAGATCTGCAGATCACTGAGATCCAGGAGCAGCTACGCGATGTCATGTTCTACCTGGAAGCGCAGCAGAAGATCAACCACTTGCCTGCCGAGACCCGGCAGGAAATCCAGGAGGGACAGATCAACATCCCCATGGCCTCGGCCTCAAGCCCTCCCTCTTCAGGGAGTAGTGGGAAGCTGCCCTCCAGGAAGGGCCGCAGCAAGAGGGGCAAGTGA
- the BRAP gene encoding BRCA1-associated protein isoform X3, translating into MEVVRADELKATMEERKSSEASPTAQRSRDQSKECINTAPDSPSKQLPDQISFFSGNPSVEIVHGIMHLYKTNKMTSLKEDVRRSAMLCILTVPATMTSHDLMKFVAPFNEVIEQMKIIRDSTPNQYMVLMKFSAQADADSFYMACNGRQFNSIEDDVCQLVYVERAEVLKSEDGASLPVMDLTELPKCTVCLERMDESVNGILTTLCNHSFHSQCLQRWDDTTCPVCRYCQTPEPVEENKCFECGVQENLWICLICGHIGCGRYVSRHAYKHFEETQHTYAMQLTNHRVWDYAGDNYVHRLVASKTDGKIVQYECEGDTCQEEKIDALQLEYSYLLTSQLESQRIYWENKIVRIEKDTAEEINNMKTKFKETIEKCDNLEHRLNDLLKEKQSVERKCTQLNTKVAKLTTELKEEQEMNKCLRANQVLLQNKLKEEERVLKETCDQKDLQITEIQEQLRDVMFYLEAQQKINHLPAETRQEIQEGQINIPMASASSPPSSGSSGKLPSRKGRSKRGK; encoded by the exons ATGGAGGTGGTCAGAGCTG ATGAGCTAAAAGCTacaatggaagaaaggaagtctTCAGAAGCATCCCCTACTGCACAGAGAAGTAGAGATCAAAGTAAAGAATGCATAAACACTGCTCCCGATTCTCCATCCAAACAGCTTCCAGACCAGATTTCGTTCTTCAGTGGAAATCCATCAGTTGAAATAGTTCATGGTATTATGCATTTATACAAGACAAA TAAGATGACCTCCTTAAAAGAAGATGTGAGGCGCAGTGCCATGCTGTGTATTCTCACAGTCCCCGCTACAATGACCAGTCATGACCTCATGAAGTTTGTCGCCCCATTTAACGAAGTAATTGAACAAATGAAAATCATCAGAGACTCTACTCCAAATCAATATATGGTGCTGATGAAGTTTAGTGCACAG GCTGATGCAGATAGTTTTTATATGGCATGCAATGGCCGCCAGTTCAACTCAATAGAAGATGATGTTTGCCAGCTGGTCTATGTGGAAAGGGCTGAAGTGCTAAAATCTGAAGAT GGTGCCAGCCTCCCAGTGATGGACCTGACAGAGCTCCCCAAATGCACGGTGTGTCTGGAGCGCATGGACGAGTCCGTGAATGGTATTCTCACCACGTTATGTAACCACAGCTTCCACAGCCAATGTCTGCAGCGCTGGGATGACACAAC GTGTCCCGTTTGCCGGTACTGTCAAACACCAGAaccagtagaagaaaataaatgttttgagtGTGGTGTTCAGGAA AACCTTTGGATTTGTCTGATATGTGGCCACATAGGATGTGGACGATATGTAAGTCGACATGCTTATAAGCACTTTGAGGAAACGCAGCACACATATGCCATGCAGCTCACCAACCATCGAGTCTGGGACTATGCTGGAG ataatTATGTCCATCGACTCGTTGCAAGtaaaacagatggaaaaataGTACAGTATGAATGTGAGGGTGATACTTGCCAGGAAGAGAAAATAGATGCCTTACAGTTAGAG TATTCATATTTACTGACAAGCCAGTTGGAATCTCAGCGAATCTACTGGGAAAACAAGATAGTTCGGATAGAGAAGGACACAGCAGAGGAA ATAAACAACATGAAGaccaaatttaaagaaacaattgAGAAATGTGATAATCTGGAGCACAGACTAAATGATCTCCTAAAAGAAAAGCAGTCTGTGGAAAGAAA GTGCACTCAGCTAAACACAAAAGTGGCCAAACTCACCACCGAGCTCAAAGAGGAGCAGGAAATGAACAAGTGTTTGCGAGCCAACCAAGTCCTCCTGCAGAACAAGCtgaaagaggaggagagggtcTTGAAGGAGACCTGCGACCAAAAAGATCTGCAGATCACTGAGATCCAGGAGCAGCTACGCGATGTCATGTTCTACCTGGAAGCGCAGCAGAAGATCAACCACTTGCCTGCCGAGACCCGGCAGGAAATCCAGGAGGGACAGATCAACATCCCCATGGCCTCGGCCTCAAGCCCTCCCTCTTCAGGGAGTAGTGGGAAGCTGCCCTCCAGGAAGGGCCGCAGCAAGAGGGGCAAGTGA
- the BRAP gene encoding BRCA1-associated protein isoform X4, translating to MHLYKTNKMTSLKEDVRRSAMLCILTVPATMTSHDLMKFVAPFNEVIEQMKIIRDSTPNQYMVLMKFSAQADADSFYMACNGRQFNSIEDDVCQLVYVERAEVLKSEDGASLPVMDLTELPKCTVCLERMDESVNGILTTLCNHSFHSQCLQRWDDTTCPVCRYCQTPEPVEENKCFECGVQENLWICLICGHIGCGRYVSRHAYKHFEETQHTYAMQLTNHRVWDYAGDNYVHRLVASKTDGKIVQYECEGDTCQEEKIDALQLEYSYLLTSQLESQRIYWENKIVRIEKDTAEEINNMKTKFKETIEKCDNLEHRLNDLLKEKQSVERKCTQLNTKVAKLTTELKEEQEMNKCLRANQVLLQNKLKEEERVLKETCDQKDLQITEIQEQLRDVMFYLEAQQKINHLPAETRQEIQEGQINIPMASASSPPSSGSSGKLPSRKGRSKRGK from the exons ATGCATTTATACAAGACAAA TAAGATGACCTCCTTAAAAGAAGATGTGAGGCGCAGTGCCATGCTGTGTATTCTCACAGTCCCCGCTACAATGACCAGTCATGACCTCATGAAGTTTGTCGCCCCATTTAACGAAGTAATTGAACAAATGAAAATCATCAGAGACTCTACTCCAAATCAATATATGGTGCTGATGAAGTTTAGTGCACAG GCTGATGCAGATAGTTTTTATATGGCATGCAATGGCCGCCAGTTCAACTCAATAGAAGATGATGTTTGCCAGCTGGTCTATGTGGAAAGGGCTGAAGTGCTAAAATCTGAAGAT GGTGCCAGCCTCCCAGTGATGGACCTGACAGAGCTCCCCAAATGCACGGTGTGTCTGGAGCGCATGGACGAGTCCGTGAATGGTATTCTCACCACGTTATGTAACCACAGCTTCCACAGCCAATGTCTGCAGCGCTGGGATGACACAAC GTGTCCCGTTTGCCGGTACTGTCAAACACCAGAaccagtagaagaaaataaatgttttgagtGTGGTGTTCAGGAA AACCTTTGGATTTGTCTGATATGTGGCCACATAGGATGTGGACGATATGTAAGTCGACATGCTTATAAGCACTTTGAGGAAACGCAGCACACATATGCCATGCAGCTCACCAACCATCGAGTCTGGGACTATGCTGGAG ataatTATGTCCATCGACTCGTTGCAAGtaaaacagatggaaaaataGTACAGTATGAATGTGAGGGTGATACTTGCCAGGAAGAGAAAATAGATGCCTTACAGTTAGAG TATTCATATTTACTGACAAGCCAGTTGGAATCTCAGCGAATCTACTGGGAAAACAAGATAGTTCGGATAGAGAAGGACACAGCAGAGGAA ATAAACAACATGAAGaccaaatttaaagaaacaattgAGAAATGTGATAATCTGGAGCACAGACTAAATGATCTCCTAAAAGAAAAGCAGTCTGTGGAAAGAAA GTGCACTCAGCTAAACACAAAAGTGGCCAAACTCACCACCGAGCTCAAAGAGGAGCAGGAAATGAACAAGTGTTTGCGAGCCAACCAAGTCCTCCTGCAGAACAAGCtgaaagaggaggagagggtcTTGAAGGAGACCTGCGACCAAAAAGATCTGCAGATCACTGAGATCCAGGAGCAGCTACGCGATGTCATGTTCTACCTGGAAGCGCAGCAGAAGATCAACCACTTGCCTGCCGAGACCCGGCAGGAAATCCAGGAGGGACAGATCAACATCCCCATGGCCTCGGCCTCAAGCCCTCCCTCTTCAGGGAGTAGTGGGAAGCTGCCCTCCAGGAAGGGCCGCAGCAAGAGGGGCAAGTGA